One window of Lytechinus variegatus isolate NC3 chromosome 2, Lvar_3.0, whole genome shotgun sequence genomic DNA carries:
- the LOC121407512 gene encoding solute carrier family 52, riboflavin transporter, member 3-A-like, which produces MGFQESLRKFPVILLVILFGTGSWVAINGLWVELPLLVSLGIPEGYNLASYLVIIIQIANIGPLIFTILSYIMKGRRLEVPAIYIILPIGIVACLLLVFFWDVTTYVGGVLRSTPLLSLSFFISIVDCTSSVAFTPFMSRLKSIYLTWYFVGEGFSALLPSLVALGQGVGNDECVANYTYVNATTGQNCTMWMGQTIPARFPPEDFFWFLFAMMTVSLISFFLLNTLPLAKREYVVDAHGQSESSGSAKSVSSSDSMSLSASGKYAKREENDFDAVDAMDLPSPTSKDPMIPKQRKSKEAYVYIFLLLGYVNALSNGILPSIQSYSCGAYSFNAYLLAATLGNVANPVACFIVMLFPQKSLILVGVTAFCGTLISSYCLATAALSPTPPLQDEMAGTVFVVLAWILVMGLFTYTKATIGWILRNEPDNRKLLIGFGAVTQLGSLVGACIMFPLVNVYYLFTPYYASPCDGFEACPS; this is translated from the exons ATGGGGTTTCAGGAGAGTCTTCGAAAGTTCCCAGTGATACTGCTTGTTATCCTGTTTGGGACTGGATCATGGGTGGCCATCAATGGTCTTTGGGTAGAACTGCCCCTCTTGGTATCATTGGGGATTCCAGAGGGGTACAATCTTGCCTCCTACCTAGTCATCATTATCCAGATTGCTAATATCGGACCCTTGATCTTCACCATCCTGAGTTACATCATGAAAGGCAGACGTCTTGAAGTTCCAGCCATCTACATCATCCTTCCAATTGGTATCGTAGCGTGCTTGCTTCTTGTTTTCTTCTGGGATGTGACCACTTATGTTGGAGGGGTCTTACGAAGCACACCTCTACTTTCTCTGTCATTCTTCATATCCATCGTAGACTGTACTTCATCTGTGGCCTTTACACCTTTCATGTCCAGACTGAAAAGCATATATCTCACTTGGTACTTTGTGGGAGAAGGATTCAGCGCCTTATTGCCAAGTCTGGTTGCATTGGGTCAGGGAGTTGGAAACGATGAGTGTGTTGCAAACTACACCTATGTGAATGCCACTACAGGCCAGAATTGCACTATGTGGATGGGACAAACCATTCCTGCACGCTTCCCTCCAGAGGACTTCTTCTGGTTCCTCTTCGCTATGATGACTGTATCTCTCATCTCTTTCTTCCTCCTTAACACGCTTCCACTCGCCAAGCGAGAATATGTTGTAGATGCTCATGGCCAATCAGAATCGTCCGGCTCTGCCAAATCCGTCTCTTCCTCGGACAGCATGTCTTTGAGTGCCAGTGGGAAGTATGCCAAACGTgaagaaaatgattttgatgCTGTGGATGCTATGGATCTACCCAGTCCTACAAGCAAAGACCCAATGATTCCTAAACAGAGGAAATCTAAAGAAGCTTACGTTTACATTTTTCTGCTGCTTGGCTATGTGAATGCTCTCAGCAATGGCATCCTTCCATCCATACAGAGCTACTCCTGTGGAGCGTATAGCTTCAATGCTTATCTCCTGGCAGCAACCTTGGGTAATGTAGCCAATCCTGTAGCCTGTTTCATTGTGATGCTGTTCCCTCAGAAGAGTCTGATCCTGGTAGGAGTGACTGCATTCTGTGGGACACTTATCAGCTCCTACTGCCTGGCAACAGCAGCACTAAGTCCTACACCACCGTTGCAAGATGAAATGGCCGGAACCGTCTTTGTG GTGCTTGCTTGGATACTTGTCATGGGCCTCTTCACCTACACCAAGGCAACCATAGGCTGGATCCTTCGCAACGAACCCGACAATCGTAAGCTTCTCATTGGCTTCGGAGCCGTGACCCAGCTGGGTTCACTGGTCGGTGCCTGTATCATGTTTCCTCTCGTCAATGTCTATTACCTCTTCACTCCATACTATGCATCTCCATGCGATGGTTTTGAGGCTTGCCCGTCATAG